A window of Sebaldella sp. S0638 genomic DNA:
AAATATGACTGATTGTGAATATTTTGCTACTGGCAGATATTGCTGTTTTAAGCAGAAGCAGGATAAAATTTTTGGAATCTCATAAAAATTCACAGATTGGAGCAAAAAAATGTTTAAGAAAATTTCCGGAAAAGATACATCTTTAGATGAAAGTGCTGAAATAAATGAAAAATTAAAAGAACTGGCTGAGGAAAATAATGAAAGACTCTTTGAAGATTCAGAAGGGTTATATGAAAGAATACAAAATGATCTGGATTATATGCTTGCAAAAGAAATAGGAGCAGATGAGTACGGGGAACTGGACAGTATGATACAGATACTTATTCCGGAAGGATATAAAATTTATGAAAAAATCAAAGAAGAATTTTTCAGTAATAAAAAAGAAGCAATGGAAAAAGTATTAGGAATTACTGATGTAGAAAATATGACTTTTACTGAATTTATTTATTTTTATCTTCAAAAAAATACAGATTCTTATTATTATGAAAATCTGGCAACTGGTTATGTAAAAGGATTTAAAAAACTTTTGGATGATGAAGGTATAAATCTGGAGAATATTAACTGGGAAAGTCTTGAAGGAAAAGAAGAGTCATATGAGGAACTCCTGATAGATATAGTTCTTTCATTAATAAATAAAGCATTGAAAAATGAAAAGAAAACATTATTTGGAATAGATATAGGAATGGGTTCAAAAATTTTCTTTTTGAGAGATACTGAAGATTATAAGAAAATAAAAGAAATTGAAACAGATTTCTATTATGTATATGATATTGAATATGTGAAAGGTTTTTATACATCAATATATGAAATTATAGTTGCTCCGTTTAAAGAGCTGGAAGTTTCAAAAGGTGATTTTGTGGAGCTGGCTGAAGGTGAAACGGGTATAGTAAAGGTAAAAACTCTTTTTAAGGCTGAAAACAAAGAATATGATATAAATAAAAATATACTGAAACAGGTTTTTTAACTTTTCATACAGGCATTAAGGAGAAAATATGAAGCTGGATGTAGAAAAAACAGATATAAATATATTGTTAAGTATAGTAAATATGAAATTAAGAGATGAATTCGACGATCTTGAGATTTATGCAGTTATTATGATATAAAAAAAGAAGAGCTGGAAAAAAGGCTGAAAACCCATGATTATGAATACTCGGCTCTAAATAAACAGTTTATAAAAAAAGTTTGATAAATAATGTTTGGTATGTGAAAAAACCGGGAATATGGTGAAATGAGGTATTAAACATGGAAAATACTGATAAAATAAAAAAAGATAATTTTGCAAGAAATGTAATTTTGAGAGACGGCGGGCAGGTAAATGCAATAGGTCAGGGAACATGGCGTATGGGCGAAAAGCATTCGGAAAAATTAAAAGAAGTAAAAGTTCTCAGATTAGGAATTGATCTGGGAATGACACTTATAGACACGGCAGAAATGTACGGCAGCGGCGGAGCGGAAGAAATAACAGGCGAAGCAGTAAAAGGAATAAGAGATAAAGTTTTTGTTGTTTCAAAGGTTTATCCCCAAAATGCCGATAAAAAAAGAGCGGTTCTCTCATGTGAAAATTCTCTGAAAAGACTTGGTACAGATTATATTGATTTATATCTGCTTCATTGGAGGGGTTCAGTTCCTCTTCATGAAACTGTGGATGTAATGGAACAGCTTGTAAAAGATGGGAAAATAAAGAGATGGGGAGTTTCGAACTTTGATGTAAAAGATATGGAAGAGTTATGGAAAATACCCAAAGGATCAAACTGTGCAGTTAATCAGGTTTTGTATCATTTAGGATCACGCGGGATTGAATATGATCTGCTTCCGTGGTGCAGGGGAAAAGGACTTCCAGTAATGGCTTACTGCCCTGTTGCGCAAGGCGGTGTGCTTAGAGAGGAACTTTTAGGAAATAAGACGGTGAAAAAATAGCAGAAAAAAGGGGAATCAGTGAAGTGCAGGTATTACTTGCGTGGACTGTCAGAGAAAAGGATATTATTTCTATTCCGAAAGCTGTGCAGGAAAATCATATATATGAAAATGCAGAAACAGGAGGGATTTTTCTTTCAAAAGAGGAAATCAATGCTCTTGATTCTGAATTTCCGGCTCCTAATACTAAAGTGTGGCTGGATATTGTTTAGCATTAAGAAAAAGAATCAGCAAATTTATGTTATTTTTTAAGGAGAATAATGAAAAATATAGTATTAATTGGTATGCCGGCTTCAGGCAAGACCACAATATCAGAATTACTCGCTGAAAAGCTGGAAATGGAAAAGTATGATGTGGATATTTATCTTGAGGAAAAAGAAGGAAGACTGATAAAAGATATTTTTTCTGAATTTGGAGAGGAGTATTTCAGAGATCTGGAAGAAAAATACACAAATGAGCT
This region includes:
- a CDS encoding aldo/keto reductase; the encoded protein is MENTDKIKKDNFARNVILRDGGQVNAIGQGTWRMGEKHSEKLKEVKVLRLGIDLGMTLIDTAEMYGSGGAEEITGEAVKGIRDKVFVVSKVYPQNADKKRAVLSCENSLKRLGTDYIDLYLLHWRGSVPLHETVDVMEQLVKDGKIKRWGVSNFDVKDMEELWKIPKGSNCAVNQVLYHLGSRGIEYDLLPWCRGKGLPVMAYCPVAQGGVLREELLGNKTVKK